Proteins from one Setaria italica strain Yugu1 chromosome V, Setaria_italica_v2.0, whole genome shotgun sequence genomic window:
- the LOC101771244 gene encoding F-box/kelch-repeat protein At5g43190, producing the protein MASSTTTAVDCPWDALPSHLQERILSLIPVTELLPVAAASRALRRLLRSPAFHALLSPHRLDAFFLITPRLAVHPLSRRVLRTPQLAALCPPSYPLVSSASPSRLITYATLHSLPPIPDGSYLLSVVVQPAPSSSCILVAVTTGAAVRSYTLDADDPSRQWASRGDLPVSISLLGNAAVAGDRSQLFVLGRGPDALLVFNLATGTWEVLLVVMPQGLTTAHLFVYDGRLFMVGGVERLGEVERVVVWRLEDGKEVMLWREVGVMPVEVFDELVAGRHGSFWHFQAADRLGIVCLYNVVDGRLVMFDAADGLWTVLPRVSGMDAEESGRWFGHVLEPGVELLLGQHHR; encoded by the coding sequence atggcctcctccaccaccaccgccgtcgaCTGCCCGTGGGACGCCCTCCCGTCGCACCTCCAGGAGCGCATCCTTTCCCTCATCCCCGTCACCGAGctgctccccgtcgccgccgcctctcgcgcgctccgccgcctcctccgctccccGGCCTTCCACGCCCTCCTCTCCCCGCACCGCCTCGACGCCTTCTTCCTCATCACCCCACGGCTCGCCGTCCACCCGCTCTCCCGCCGCGTCCTCCGCACGCCCCAGCTCGCTGCGCTCTGCCCCCCTTCCTATCCGCTCGTCTCCTCCGCGTCCCCCTCCCGCCTCATCACCTACGCCACGCTCCACTCCCTCCCGCCGATCCCCGACGGCTCCTACCTCCTCTCCGTCGTCGTCCagccggccccctcctcctcctgcatcctcgtcgccgtcacCACCGGCGCGGCCGTGCGCTCGTATACCCTGGACGCCGATGATCCCTCCCGGCAGTGGGCGTCTAGAGGCGATCTCCCGGTGTCTATCTCGCTCCTGGGAAATGCCGCAGTCGCTGGCGATCGCAGTCAGCTCTTCGTCCTCGGCCGTGGCCCCGACGCTCTCTTGGTGTTCAATCTCGCGACGGGGACgtgggaggtgctgctggttgTGATGCCACAAGGTCTCACTACAGCGCACCTGTTTGTGTATGATGGGAGGCTGTTCATGGTTGGTGGGGTGGAGAGGTTGGGGGAGGTGGAACGGGTGGTGGTGTGGCGGCTGGAGGACGGGAAGGAGGTGATGTTATGGAGGGAGGTGGGTGTGATGCCAGTGGAGGTGTTCGATGAGTTGGTGGCTGGTCGGCATGGAAGTTTCTGGCATTTTCAGGCCGCGGACAGATTGGGGATTGTTTGCTTGTACAATGTTGTGGATGGTAGGCTGGTCATGTTTGATGCGGCTGATGGTTTGTGGACAGTGCTGCCACGAGTGTCCGGGATGGATGCAGAGGAGAGTGGCAggtggtttggacatgtcctgGAGCCGGGAGTTGAGCTCTTGCTGGGACAACACCACCGGTGA